The Culex quinquefasciatus strain JHB chromosome 2, VPISU_Cqui_1.0_pri_paternal, whole genome shotgun sequence genome contains the following window.
GCCAACACGATCAAGTTCAACGTGCTGCTGACCTCGTACGAGATGGTCTCGCTGGACGCCGCCTGTCTCGGCTCGATCGACTGGTCCGTGCTGGTCGTCGACGAAGCCCATCGGCTCAAGTCCAACCAGAGCAAGTTCTTCAAGGTGCTCGCCAACTACAACATCGCGTACAAGCTGCTGCTCACGGGAACGCCGCTCCAGAACAATTTGGAAGAGCTGTTCCATTTGCTGAACTTTTTGAACAAGAACAAATTCAACGACCTGGGCGTGTTCCAGAACGAGTTTGCCGACATCAACAAGGAGGATCAGGTAATTTCGTGCGTAATTCCTTTATCAAACTGTTTCTAACGTCGCCTTTTCTCACGCTTCCAGGTCAAAAAGCTGCACGAGATGTTGGGCCCGCACATGCTGCGCCGTCTCAAGGCGGACGTGCTGAAGAACATGCCCACCAAGTCGGAGTTTATCGTGCGCGTGGATCTGTCCCCGATGCAGAAGAAGTACTACAAGTACATCCTGACGCGTAACTTTGAGGCGCTCAATCCGAAGGGCGGTGGCGGTGCCTGCTCGCTGATCAACATCATGATGGACCTGAAGAAGTGCTGCAACCATCCGTATCTGTTCCAGGCCGCGGTGGAGGAAGCTCCGCTTGGGCCGGGGGGAAATTACGAAATTACGGCGCTGACGAAGGCCGCCGGCAAGCTGGTGCTGCTGGAGAAGATGTTGAAGCAGCTGAAGGAGACCGGACATCGCGTGTTGATCTTCTCGCAGATGACCAAGATGTTGGACATTATGGAGGACTTTTTGGAGGGGATTGGATACAAGTACGAGCGTATTGATGGTGGTATTACGGGAACGCTGCGTCAGGAGGCGATTGATCGGTTCAACGCGCCGGGCGCGCAGCAGTTCTGCTTCCTGTTGTCGACCAAGGCCGGAGGTTTGGGTATCAACTTGGCCACCGCCGATACGGTTATCATCTACGACTCGGATTGGAATCCGCACAACGATATTCAGGCGTTTTCGCGTGCCCATCGTATCGGTCAGGCCAACAAGGTCATGATCTACCGGTTTGTGACGAGAAACTCGGTCGAAGAGCGTGTCACGCAGGTCGCCAAGCGCAAGATGATGTTGACTCACTTGGTGGTACGACCCGGAATGGGTGGAAAGGGCGCTAACTTCACCAAGCAAGAGTTGGACGACATTCTGCGGTTCGGTACGGAGGAGCTGTTCAAAGAAGACGGCAAGGACGAAGAAGCCATCCATTACGACGACAAGGCCGTCGCGGAACTGCTCGATCGTACCAACAAGGGCGTCGAGGAGAAGGAAAACTGGTCCAACGACTATCTGTCGTCGTTCAAGGTCGCTTCGTACACCACAAAAGAAGATGTTGAGGAGGAGGTTGACACGGAGATCATCAAGCAGGACGCGGAAAATTCCGACCCCGCGTACTGGGTCAAACTGCTCCGCCATCACTACGAACAGCAGCAGGAAGACATGTCCCGAACCCTCGGCAAGGGCAAGCGTGTCCGCAAGCAGGTCAACTACACCGACGGTGGCATCGTCCAGACCGACGCCGTCAAGGAAGACTCCACCTGGCAGGAGAACCTCTCCGATGGCAACTCGGACTACTCTGGCAATTCGGACGACCCCGGCGATGAGGACGACGAGGACGGTGATCTGAACCGCCGCAGCAAGCGTCGCATCGAACGTCGCGAAGCGGAACGCGACAACCGGCCACTCCCACCCCTGCTGGCCCGCGTCGGAGGAAACATCGAAGTGCTCGGGTTCAACGCTCGCCAGCGCAAGAGCTTCCTGAACGCGATCATGCGCTACGGAATGCCCCCACAGGACGCGTTCAACTCGCAGTGGCTCGTGCGCGATCTGCGCGGCAAATCCGAGCGTAACTTCAAGGCCTACGTCTCGCTGTTTATGCGACATCTGTGCGAACCCGGCGCGGACAACGCGGAAACCTTCGCCGATGGCGTCCCTCGTGAAGGTCTCAGCCGGCAACATGTCCTCACCCGAATCGGCGTCATGTCGCTCATCCGCAAGAAGGTACAAGAGTTTGAGCACATCAACGGCTACTACAGCATGCCCGAGCTAATCAAGAGGCCGTGCGAACCGGTCAAGAACGCTGCGGGAGGTGCGGCGGCGGCAGCGTCCACTTCAACGGCGGCTGATGCGGCCAACAGTGAAACGCCGAAGTCGGCCACGACCAGCACGAGTGCGACACCGGCCACCAGCGCCGCTCCAAGTCCGGCTCCGACGCCGACCGCTGCCGACAAGGACGATGAAGCTACTGGGGGATCTTCGGAGGACAAGAAGGAAGGCGTTGACGCCGATGAGAAGAAGGACGAAGGAGTCAAGAAGGAAGATCCGGAGGCTGGTCCTTCTGGTGAAGACAAGTCCGAGGACGTCAAGAAAGAGGAGAAGTCGGAAGACAAGGAGGCTTCCGCGGAGGTCAAGTCCGAAATTAAGAAGGAGGGCGAATCGTCCGAGGACAAGAAGCCGGAAGTTTCGGAAGACTCCAAGGAGGACGTAAAATCGGAAAAGCCCAAGGACGAGGAGGTTAAGAAGGAGGAGGGTACGGCGGAGACCGCGAAGGTGGCCAAGAAGGAAGAGGCTGACGATGACGATGTCAAGATTACCGAGGAGAAGAAGCCGGTCGTTGAAGATAAGCCGATCGCGatcgacgatgacgacgacgacgtagtGATTGTGAAGGACGATGACGAGGACGTCAAGAAGCCCGCCGGAAAGGCCGATCCGATCGAGGTGCACAAGCGAGTCTTCATGTTCAACATTGCCGACGGCGGATTCACCGAGTTGCACACGCTGTGGATCAACGAAGAGAAGGCGGCCGTCCCCGGCCGAGAGTACGAAATCTGGCACCGCCGACACGACTACTGGCTACTGGCAGGAATCGTGACGCACGGCTACGGCCGCTGGCAGGACATCCAGAACGACATCCGCTTCGCGATCATCAACGAACCGTTCAAGATGGACGTCGGCAAGGGTAACTTCCTGGAAATTAAGAACAAATTCCTCGCCCGCCGCTTCAAGCTGCTCGAGCAGTCGCTGGTCATCGAGGAGCAGCTGCGTCGCGCTGCCGTCCTCAACCTGGCCCAGGACGCGGCCCACCCGGCGATGGCGCTGAACGCGCGCTTTGCCGAGGTCGAGTGCCTGGCCGAGTCGCACCAGCACCTGAGCAAGGAATCTCTGGCCGGGAACAAACCGGCCAATGCCGTCCTCCACAAGGTGCTGAACCAGCTGGAGGAGCTGCTGTCGGACATGAAGAGCGACGTGTCGCGGCTACCGGCCACGCTGGCCCGCATTCCGCCCGTGGCCCAGCGGCTGCAGATGTCCGAGAGGTCGATTCTGTCGCGGTTGGCAGCTACCGGGAACTCGGTGCAACCGAATCGTGAGTATTTCAAATTAGtagtttttctaaaattcttataaaTTTCTAAGACTGttactttgattttttaccgaattcggtcaAGTTTACCGAATTTCCATctgctgaacagttcggtaaactgaaaattaccaaattcggtaaaaacttacCGAATTACCGGTAATGAAGTTCATTACTATTCATCGTATAGccgaaattcagtaaaattttgttcagttTGACCGAAAACTAAGGGTGTAGAcagaataccgtattttttataattataatttttaaaataaatacttaaataattaacaaatcttgaaaactgcccaaatttgaaaataactaagttttgaataattacaaattaaataaatgaaaacagaattcgaaattaataaatatattttaaaaataatgcaaattaaaaacaaagctACTAGGtacaaaagcaaaatttaaaaaatgttttttaaacagtttttatttAAGTTCCATGGATTCCTAAAGGACCAATAATTATTGGGTTTCCAGAATCAAGAATTATTTCAAactgaacttatttttttcaattaggtACCAGATGCTTAAAGTTTCAGTAACGTATTTTCtagtaaattgaaaaataacgaagatctataaaataaaataaaaacatgctgattgaaaaactaacaaaatagatttaaaaatgcataacaTTAGaaataaactaatttaaaaaatcaataaaaaaaattcaaccttAGACAtaactttacaaattttaaaaatactaaacaaaTTACAAACAATAAtatactttacaattttttcccaaaattgctcatttttgaaataagcaaattttcaaacataaggaggtattagactatgacaaacacaCAAATAAACTCGCAGTTTTTTGTCTTTGACAATTTCTAAAACTCGCAAAACTAAATGTATGCAGGGTgtcgtttctgcaaacaaatgcaggcaaactgtaTAAAAGTGTGggcttgtttgtttgtcatagtttaATACCTGCTTTACCGAATATTTTATAGctccagtaacttttttttttgaatactaaaaaataacgaaaataggCAAAGTATTGAAAAAAGTATGCTGATTTCAAGTTATAAAAACaatgattaaataattaaaaaatcacggtTTTGTTTAACCCTGGGCCTTGtcaagtcaaggggcatgatttgatcctagtgcattagttaaaatttgggtataaattcttttttataagcactatggacaccacttcatgctacgagaactcgctttgccgcagccccagggcttaagcgttgaccgataagctgtcttcgtgaactaggtagttctccgatagagaaaatatcacaattgcacaagacaccgctgcttctgtgagtttttcactatcacaatgtgggatttaggtcgggacttcaggatagtacaattgatttgttgcttagcattagcatttaaaatagatctgtatcctttccaaatctttttgatgttaaatttagttgcaattaTTAAGTaagagtaatgctgtcaataaactttgattgatgtagaatactaggcattcttttacgtcaaattgtccatagagtctcgatcaatcaataatgtaatgatatcggacaaaattcgttgatctgttgaactaacggttttcggattatggttgtatcgaccattgttgcgaatcgaggaactacggatcttttgacgtaaatggtcatttctttttcaaatcgcgattctgtcctatttgtatatcagttcataaatttttattgtttttgataaaagtagtactacaacagttaaaggaacgtttacttttgaacattaagtttagaggattttagattaaagtttagattttcaatttaaaacagttagcaaatgaatatttggacttaaatgaataattgaacattttggacttatgaataacaatcaactgtgcatttattctagagtcagatccatacagcgtcagtgtttatttggtcgaagtgtactaattcattggcagatctgattctagttgtaatgtacgacaagactactgacggacgtgacaggacgagggcccagtttagaggtttcaacatcaacgatgtgcggctggaccaccctcccaaaaaaaaaaaaaaaaaaaaatcacggttttgtttaagtttgttaATAATCAAAACCTATTACataaaaaacattacaaaagatacctggagtttttttttgaaaaggtccaataaaccaaatttccagttcttgcttttttggtgtttttagaaccgccttgagtcaggggtattgaaaaacacccaaaaagcaaaaactgaaaatttggtttattggtccttttcaaaaaaaactccagataccaaatttaaaaaaaaaactcatttaaaaaaagttgatagaTTCTTGAAATTACATCACATattaaataataccaaaatgatatttttttttagcgattttcgaaaaaaagtttaaggcgTTTAAGTTtcagaaaataacaaattaaaaaaaagacacttcaaacatattttttattaaaaaaaataacagacaaaaaaaccaaaaccaatattttcaagttttcaaatttattcaaacaaattgaaaaagctCATTCCAACTGACATGACAGAATAAAAAGAcaccaagtttaaaaaaaaatcaaattaaaaagaaaCAGGATTTGTTTGCAGCTAATCAGttatggaaaacaaaaaaaaaagtaaatcaacTGGTGTGGTTTTTGAAtcagtaaatttaaaaaaaacaatttcaaaattgtaaaatttgaaaaacaaacaaattttaaattatataaaaaaaattggaaaaattgcatattttctAAATCAACAGGTTTTAAACATTACAaggtttggaaaaaaaaatgcaaaaaacagataatttaaaaaaatatcataaaacttagaacttttagaaaataaaatttaagaaaaatcagactctaaatttcaaaaaataaccgatagaaaaaattattaaaattactaattaaaaaaaatctaattattgaAAACAACATGTTTTTCGAATCCGGACTTTTTTCCTTAATTAGATATTTAAACTGCAGACATAAAAAATCCAAATCTCCCTAAAATGTTGTTAGGttctacagtagttgttcggtaactgggctgagaacgtagcccagtcaccgaatgttgctcgttaactgggctgaacaaaaaataacgaggggaccaccgatgcataatattttgcagatgaattataaaaataaaaattactcaaatttatttacaatgcttacttttcatatttctttaattgtaacttgaaattaaacagaagtttgaaaaaagtttttttttattaattgaatatgatttttgcatccattaacccctcggtcattttggtttgttttggttttttgacgtttgtctgctttttaactgggctacggcccagttatcgagtgCCCAATTAAAAagtagcccagttaaacaacgcccagttaccgaacaactacggTATTAGAATAGGAAAGTTATTGCCCataggactttttgaaaatctctatAAATGAAAGTTAACGATTACGACAAATTCAAATCTCGGTCCAAGTCACAgttcaattaaattattttttttagtaattttttagtttttttttatttagtagaggttaaaagatttaaaagtcAGTTGAACAAATAAAATGTTGACTTTCACTTTAGAAAGTTTTAGTTAAAACCTGcaaggcattttttttaaaagccaaTCAACGCTAAAAACTAGCTTTAAAACAATAAtaacaaaacagttttttggaatttagatttttccatgtaaaaaaaataatcaatgttttttaaacttttttttttcttttttctcccTCTTTCAGCCCCCCTCGCGCAATTCCCGGCCGGCTTCCAGGGCACGTCCCTGCCCGGGTTCGCCGCGGCCGCCGCCGCTGCCGCCAACTTTGCCAACTTCCGGCCCACGTTCTCGGTGCCCGGACAGCCCACGCCCAGCTACCCGGGCGCTTCCGGATCGTCCAAATAAGCAGCAGCAGAGCACTTGCACAATCCTCCTTGCTATTCATTTTAACCCTCAACCCACCCACTTTGTGTTTAATCATTGTGACAACATTTACTTTTTTGGGAATTCCTTTTCCGTCGGAAAAGGAAGCAACTTTTTCTCTTCTGACTTTCCTGTGACTTTTATTGTGTTGTCCGCCAGAGCTGTGCTATCAAACGAAACccaattttgatgaaatgtGACAATGTTCTCTGCCCCCTTCCGAAATCTTAACTTTCCCCGTGTAAAGATTTTTACTTCTTCTTCGTTTAtttatacacacacacaccaagaAAAATGCACAGTGCGCGAAAATGGCATataaaaataaaggaaaaaaaaaacaattacacaCACATTATGATACGTTTTACAGTAAGATATATTAGGAGTGATAACGGCAAGTTTGAACCTAGAATATAACAAATAATACACTTGGTATAGTTTCAACAGTAATTCCAAAATCAAGAATAAACAAAATGGCGTACGATGTAcacacacataaaaaaaaagtagtggAGAACGTGTTGTGGTCACTTTTGCGGGATAGAAGGAAAGAACGTCCCTGGTAATGCTGCAAATGAACCCCTAAAATGAATCGAAGGtgaattttgaattctttttgttttcatcaaagATGGCAAAGACacattttttcgtttatttaCAGAAACAACATGGCGGCAATATCTATCGGATCGAAACTCCCAAATTGAGAAAAGTAAGTGAATTTGTTTCTTCGTTATTACAATCGGGGAAACGCTACATTATGATGCTCTCAATATAATAATTTATCGTCGAACGGTTGTAAGTTATTATTCGCCAACTTtctcaaaatcatcaaaaaaaaaaagttacaaagaggtcacataaaacaagtcaaaccgccacattaaaaaaaagcaaaccatCCTGGAATGCAGGGTTACCATAAATTGAGTACAGAGTggattcgttaattcgaatttTTCTGCTTCGAATGCTCGCTAATTCAAACGAATTCGAAATAAAAAGCACTCAACCGTCAAAACCAGTTATCAAACTGGTGTTGACGTTTCAACCCCATTGTTCGACAATTTCCGAACATGTGGTTTCAagcgtttgacagctgtcagtcgttccaattagcgAATTTGGATTCGCTCATTCGAATTAGTGAATTCGCTCTGTAATTGAGTAAGTCACTTTACTAACTTGCTTTTGAAAagatttgcaaatatttttcaaagcctaTGTCAAATCGCTCAGGGAAACAGTTATCgatattccaaaatttattcATGTAGGGAAAAGTTGTCTCTAACACCGGGTCGAGAAAATTGCAAATTCGGGAAAATTGAGGTTTTATTCTGTCAAAGTAGCATacttatttgaaatatttttcacaatCTGCAACATAATTGCAA
Protein-coding sequences here:
- the LOC6036107 gene encoding chromodomain-helicase-DNA-binding protein Mi-2 homolog, with the protein product MASDDEIDESLAEEETGQEDAEAKSPLDGEENSEDEALKSLAQAAQDEDDDYEPEDNRSKKSKKGKKRKARGEEKSKARKKKKRKKNDSGEESDVRGSDEGGAGAGAGGDSDYEKPTKRSGRDKKKGKDDKGKEEKKGGGGGGADYNMPSIEEVCSTFDLTDVKIEYSDEDYDNLTTYKAFIAHVRPILGKENPKVPISKLMMLVAAKWREFSEENPNLQGEGGEEDKQDEEPPASPEYVPKSSRSRNKTEKRDDDMIYDDEDDEDEEELERERSRKKGKKGGGSSAKKGKKPKVPTLKIKFGKRKNASSEEDPDASGGSDRDSDAEFEKMLQQSEDKAEEEKERKSEAAVAAPEVDEDGNPLPKKKAKTKIGKPGSRSKKKGKAKKSKFPDGDDGEHEHQDFCEVCQQGGEIILCDTCPKAYHLVCLEPELEDTPEGKWSCPTCEADGGVAEDDDDEHQEFCRICKDGGELLCCDMCPSAYHTFCLTPPLDDIPDGDWRCPRCSCPPLQYKVQKILTWRWTDKPIDPNEPGSSKGTGPRRREYFVKFHEMSYWHCDWVTELQMDVYHPLMFRYYARKNDMEEPPKLEEALDEDDNRYKRLMKMREGGDMDDAELEEKYYKYGVKPEWLNVHRVINHRTMRDGRTLYFVKWRELPYEAATWEEEDDEVPGLKNAIEYYMDLRANCSNEINSSSSSSSSKKSKKKGRKSRTKELEDEDRIGPRRYTPPPEKPTTDLRRKYEVQPTYLDDTGMRLHPYQLEGINWLRYSWSNETDTILADEMGLGKTIQTATFLYSLYKEGHCKGPFLVAVPLSTIINWEREFETWAPDFYCITYVGDKDSRAIIREHELSFEEGAVRGGRASKIRANTIKFNVLLTSYEMVSLDAACLGSIDWSVLVVDEAHRLKSNQSKFFKVLANYNIAYKLLLTGTPLQNNLEELFHLLNFLNKNKFNDLGVFQNEFADINKEDQVKKLHEMLGPHMLRRLKADVLKNMPTKSEFIVRVDLSPMQKKYYKYILTRNFEALNPKGGGGACSLINIMMDLKKCCNHPYLFQAAVEEAPLGPGGNYEITALTKAAGKLVLLEKMLKQLKETGHRVLIFSQMTKMLDIMEDFLEGIGYKYERIDGGITGTLRQEAIDRFNAPGAQQFCFLLSTKAGGLGINLATADTVIIYDSDWNPHNDIQAFSRAHRIGQANKVMIYRFVTRNSVEERVTQVAKRKMMLTHLVVRPGMGGKGANFTKQELDDILRFGTEELFKEDGKDEEAIHYDDKAVAELLDRTNKGVEEKENWSNDYLSSFKVASYTTKEDVEEEVDTEIIKQDAENSDPAYWVKLLRHHYEQQQEDMSRTLGKGKRVRKQVNYTDGGIVQTDAVKEDSTWQENLSDGNSDYSGNSDDPGDEDDEDGDLNRRSKRRIERREAERDNRPLPPLLARVGGNIEVLGFNARQRKSFLNAIMRYGMPPQDAFNSQWLVRDLRGKSERNFKAYVSLFMRHLCEPGADNAETFADGVPREGLSRQHVLTRIGVMSLIRKKVQEFEHINGYYSMPELIKRPCEPVKNAAGGAAAAASTSTAADAANSETPKSATTSTSATPATSAAPSPAPTPTAADKDDEATGGSSEDKKEGVDADEKKDEGVKKEDPEAGPSGEDKSEDVKKEEKSEDKEASAEVKSEIKKEGESSEDKKPEVSEDSKEDVKSEKPKDEEVKKEEGTAETAKVAKKEEADDDDVKITEEKKPVVEDKPIAIDDDDDDVVIVKDDDEDVKKPAGKADPIEVHKRVFMFNIADGGFTELHTLWINEEKAAVPGREYEIWHRRHDYWLLAGIVTHGYGRWQDIQNDIRFAIINEPFKMDVGKGNFLEIKNKFLARRFKLLEQSLVIEEQLRRAAVLNLAQDAAHPAMALNARFAEVECLAESHQHLSKESLAGNKPANAVLHKVLNQLEELLSDMKSDVSRLPATLARIPPVAQRLQMSERSILSRLAATGNSVQPNPPLAQFPAGFQGTSLPGFAAAAAAAANFANFRPTFSVPGQPTPSYPGASGSSK